One window from the genome of Bacillus tianshenii encodes:
- a CDS encoding undecaprenyl-diphosphate phosphatase — translation MDLEKLYVLLKYLFLGVFQGFTEPIPISSSGHLGLAQHYLGIDLPGFSFELLVNFASLVAVLIIYRSDLLRLTMNGLSYMKTRDNQAKGDFQFIIYLIIATIPAGVIGVLYGDLIEDIFDESVRMIGAMLLVTGIALYLIRNLRGSKGDGQLRFRDALIVGLSQAIALIPGISRSGATIVGAMALGMKQETALRFSFLLYIPVSLGGIILAIEDILADPNFKNMLIPYALAFIGSLVASYFSLKWFMNVMAKGNLIIFSIYCFVVGGLVVLFA, via the coding sequence ATGGATTTAGAAAAACTGTATGTATTACTTAAATATCTATTCTTAGGCGTTTTTCAAGGCTTCACTGAGCCGATTCCGATTTCTTCAAGTGGTCACCTTGGACTTGCACAACATTACTTAGGAATCGATTTACCTGGCTTTAGTTTCGAATTATTAGTGAATTTCGCATCACTTGTTGCCGTCTTAATTATTTATCGCAGTGATTTACTCCGACTTACTATGAATGGTCTATCCTATATGAAAACACGTGATAATCAAGCAAAAGGCGATTTCCAGTTTATTATTTACTTAATTATCGCTACCATTCCTGCAGGAGTAATCGGCGTATTATATGGGGACTTAATTGAAGACATTTTCGATGAAAGTGTGCGTATGATCGGGGCCATGCTCCTTGTTACAGGTATCGCATTATATCTTATTCGTAACCTGCGCGGCTCGAAAGGTGATGGACAGCTTAGGTTCCGAGATGCGCTTATCGTTGGTTTGTCACAAGCAATCGCTCTTATCCCCGGCATTAGCCGTTCAGGAGCTACTATTGTAGGTGCCATGGCACTTGGAATGAAGCAAGAAACAGCTCTTCGCTTCTCATTCTTACTTTATATTCCAGTTAGCTTAGGAGGAATTATCCTAGCCATCGAAGACATTCTCGCTGACCCGAACTTTAAGAACATGCTTATTCCTTATGCATTAGCATTTATCGGCTCACTTGTCGCTTCCTACTTCTCATTAAAATGGTTCATGAACGTCATGGCAAAAGGAAACTTAATTATCTTTTCCATCTACTGTTTCGTCGTCGGTGGACTTGTAGTTTTATTTGCATAA
- a CDS encoding YjzC family protein: MGQQRQFNPGDKAPNNGMYVEIGETGSMVKNPQQIHLSAGDRFPETANHNRKWTYKRKP, encoded by the coding sequence ATGGGACAACAAAGACAATTTAATCCTGGTGACAAGGCTCCAAACAATGGAATGTACGTGGAAATCGGTGAAACTGGCAGCATGGTTAAGAACCCTCAGCAAATTCATTTAAGCGCTGGAGACAGGTTTCCTGAGACAGCAAATCATAATCGAAAATGGACATATAAGCGTAAGCCATAA
- a CDS encoding Yip1 family protein has product MNEREERNSFPEKPWLTIWTMPRITLRRIFNSNPTKGLIPLAALVGIGSILGQASGREMTLSTLLALALFFGPVVGVVLMYGGSWFTYLTGKWLHGQATQQELRAAYAWTSLPNIAAIPIALTEISIFGTGGLVEVNIMQNALYLPFLLLEMVLLIWGIVLYVIGISEAQQFSIGKALLNIFIAFFVLLLGLFILLFLLFPLFQMFF; this is encoded by the coding sequence ATGAATGAGAGAGAAGAGAGGAATTCTTTCCCGGAGAAACCATGGTTAACAATTTGGACAATGCCGAGGATAACCCTTCGGCGTATTTTTAATAGCAATCCAACAAAGGGGCTTATCCCGCTTGCGGCTTTAGTTGGAATCGGAAGTATACTAGGTCAGGCTTCAGGGCGGGAGATGACGCTGTCAACCTTATTAGCGCTGGCTTTGTTTTTTGGACCAGTTGTTGGAGTTGTGCTGATGTATGGCGGAAGTTGGTTTACATATTTAACTGGGAAATGGCTTCATGGACAAGCCACTCAACAAGAATTGAGGGCTGCATATGCGTGGACAAGTCTGCCGAATATTGCTGCCATTCCAATTGCTTTAACAGAGATAAGTATATTTGGGACTGGTGGTCTTGTAGAAGTAAATATCATGCAGAACGCATTGTATCTGCCTTTTTTATTGTTAGAAATGGTGTTGTTGATATGGGGAATTGTTTTATATGTCATTGGAATTAGTGAAGCGCAACAATTTTCAATTGGAAAAGCGTTGCTTAATATTTTTATTGCTTTTTTTGTGTTGTTACTTGGGCTTTTCATTCTGCTTTTTCTTCTTTTTCCGCTTTTTCAAATGTTTTTCTAA